The nucleotide sequence GATCGAAGCGTTGCGTCTTGTACGTTCTTGCCGTCAGCGCCGTCAGCGCCGTCAGGGCCGTCAGCGCCGGTACTCGCCGGGCGAGGTCGCGACGTGTGCTCGGAAGACGCGGTGGAAGTGACTCTGATCGACGAAGCCCATGTCGTTGGCTGTATCGGCGATCGAGCGACCCTCCCGGAGCAGGTGGCGGGCTCGGACGATGCGCGCATTCTGACGCCACGCCAGCGGGGGCAGGCCGGTCGTCCGGCGGACGGCGCGGATGAGCTGGAACTTGGTCATGTCGAGCGACGAGGCGAGCTCATCGAGCGACGGGTTGACCTCCTCCATGAGCAGGCGACTCAGCACAGGACGCAGTTCCTCAAGGAGCTCCGGGTCAACCTCGGCAGTCACCCGGTACACAGGGGCTGCCTGCTCCAACCCGGTCAGGGCATCCCGGAAAAGCTGCGCGAGCCGGTCCTCGGACGGGTCGGCGAAGACGGCATCGGTGAGAGCGGTGAGGAGCGCGTGGAGGCCTGGCCGGCGGAAGACGCTGATCCCGTCGAACAGGGGGCTGTGGTCCGGATCCGGCAGGAGCGACGCGCCCCAGCTCTGGTCCAGGTGGACCATCCGGTGGAGCCAGCGGCTCCGGTCCGGGTTGCAGGCGTGCGCCTGCCCGGCCGGGATGACCACAATGTCCCCGGCCTCGAGGGGGATGGTGCCATCGAGGGGCCCGGCAAGAAGCGAATCCCCCGCGTCGATCACGCCGATGGAGAGCGCGTCGTGGGTGTGGACCCGGTAGCAGGTGTTCTCCTGGCAGGACCGCCGCGCCTCCAGGTGTGTCAATGCCGTGCTGCGCCAGAACTCAGTCATCCACCAGTCAGTCCCTTCGCGGCCGCGACAGGGTGAGGAGCCGTCGCGGACCCGTCCAGACTAGGCAGAATCCGGTCCTGGCGTGCCGGATCGCGCCAGCCTGAGACGGCGCCAGCCGCTCGGCGGTCCCGGCGCGCACAACTGTGGCCAGGTCCGGAGCACTCGGCATATTTCCGCGTGCTGCTGCTCTGGCCACAGTTGTGTACGGGGTGGTGGGCTCGACGGCGGGAGTCGTGGAACGCCACAGGCCCGACCCCCTTCGGGGCCGGGCCTGCTCTTGACCGGAGTCAGCCTCGGGATCAGCCCTCGGCGGCCTCGATGAGCTTCATGCGCTCCGGATCATTGGCGAAGACGTCCTTGAGGTTGTCCTTCGTCACGACGATCGGGTCGAGCTGGTAGATCGCGACGTCGGTGGCGCCGTTGTCCTCGGTGGCGTCGGGGGCAGGAAGCTCCTCGCCCTTCTGCGCGGCGACGATCAGCTCGACGGTCTTGCTCACCAGGTCCTCGGTGGGCTTGGCGACGGTCGAGTACTGCTTGCCCTGGGCGATCCAGCTGATCGACTCGTTCTCGGCGTCCAGGCCGGAGACGACGGGGATGTCCTGACCGGCCTGCTCCGCGGACGTGATGATCGCGCGGGCGATGCCGTCGTTGGGGGACAGGACGCCGTCGATCTTCTTGTCGGAGTAGAAGCCCGACAGCAGCGAATCCATGCGGGCCTGGGCCTTGGAGTTGTCCCAGTCCTGCGTGGCGACCTGCGTGAAGTCCGTCTGGCCGGAGACCACGACGAGCGTGCCGTCGTCGATCTTCGGCTGCAGGACGCTCATCGCGCCCTCGAAGAACTTCGGCGCGTTCGGGTCGGCGGGGCCGCCGCCGAACAGCTCGATGTTGTAGGGCCCGTCGCCCTTCTCCGCGGCGAGGCCGTCGAGGAGGGCCTGGCCCTGCAGCTCGCCGGTGCGCACCGAGCCGAACTGGATCACTCCGTCGACCGCGGTGGTGTTCTCGATCAGGCGGTCATAACCGAAGACCTTGACGCCGGCGTCGTGGGCCGTCTCGAGGACGGAGCCGAGCTGGGTGCCGTCGATGGGGCCGACGACGATCGCCTTGGCGCCCTGCTCGATCATGGCCTCGATCTGCTGCTGCTGCTGCGGGACCTTGTTGTCGGCGGCCTGGATGAGGGGCTTGAAACCGGCGTCGGTGAGCTGGTCCTCGAACATGGTCTCCGCCTCCTTCCAGTTCTGCGTGCCGAGCCAGGGGAGCGCGACGCCGATGGTGGCGTCCGCCGCGAAGCCGGCCGCGGCGGAGCCGCTCCCGGTCGCCTCAGCGGTCGTTCCCTCGCGGCCGCCGCCGCAGGCCGTGAGGCTCATGCCGGCGACGATCAGCGACGCGATGAGGGGTGCTGCTCTGAACTTCATCGTGGTTTCCTTTCCCGGATGGGTAAATGAGGGGTTGGTTGCCAGTGGGCCGGTCGGCCCACTGAGGATTGGTGGTTGAGGCTTCGGTCAGTCGGTGGTCGACACGGGGTTTGGCTTGTCCTTGGCGAAGCGGCGTGTCATGGCGCCGATCACCGAAGGCTTGCCCTGGACCTTGTTGCGGACGTCGAAGGCGACGGCGGCGAGCAGGACGAGGCCCTTGATGACCTGCGTCTGGTCGGCCCCGACGCCCATCAGCATCAGGCCGCTGTTCAGGACGGCCATGACGAGGCCGCCGATCATGGATCCGACGACCGTGCCGATGCCGCCCGAGACGGCGGCGCCGCCGATGAAGACTGCGGCGATGGCGTCGAGCTCCCACATGGTGCCGTCGGAGGGGCCGGCGGACGTGGCGCGTCCGACGAACAGGATGCCGGCGATGGCGGCGAGGAAGGACATGTTCATCATCACGACGAAGTAGACCTTCGGGACGCTGACGCCGGACAGGGCGGCGGCGGCCTTGTTGCCGCCGACGGCGTAGATGTGGCGGCCGAGGCGGGTGCGCTGCGTGATGACGTGGTAGATGATCACCAGGGCGACGAGGATCAGGCCGGGGATCGGGAACGACGTGCCGGGTCGGCCGGAGCCGAACAGGTACGTGAGGTAACCGATGACCACGACGATGAGCGCGAGCCGGACGACGGTGGCCCAGAGCGGGGCCTCGTGGTTGCGGGCCAGCAGACTCGCCCGGCGACGGAGCTCGTGGTAGATGAACCAGGCGGCGGCGATGATGCCGAGCACCAGCGTCGAGTTGTTCATGCCCGTGAAGGCGGGGCCCCACTCGGGCAGGTAGCCGGCGCCGAGCACCTGGAACTCGCGCGGGACGGGCACGGAGATCGAGTGCGACATCCAGATCACGAGGCCGCGGAAGATCATCATGCCTGCGAGTGTCGTGATGAAGCCTGGGATGCCCATCTTCGCGAGCCAGAAGCCGTGCCAGGCGCCGACGAGGATGCCGACGACGATGCCGAGCAGGAGGCCCGCCCACCATGGAAGGCCCCAGTCCCGGATGCTGATGGCCACGCTCATGCCGACGAAGGCCGCGACAGAGCCGACCGAGAGGTCGATGTGCCCCACCACGATGACCATCACCATGCCGATGGCCAGCACCAGCACGTAGGCGTTGCCGGAGATGAGGTTCTGGAAGTTGGAGGCGGTCAGCATGCGGCCGCCGGAGATGACGTCGAAGATGACGACGAGCGCGACCAGCGCCAGCGCCATGGTGTACTGCTGGAGGCTTCCTCCGAACACCTGCTTGAGATGCTTCATGGTTAGTCCCGGTCCTTGGCTCTCAGATCTGTGCCGGGTCCGCCGGCGCGGTGGAAGTGGTGGTCATGCGGCGCATGAGGGTCTCCTGGTCGGCATCGGCCGAGGCGAGCTCACCCGTGATCTCGCCCTCCCGGATGGTGTAGATGCGGTCCGTGATGCCGAGCAGTTCTGGCAGCTCCGACGAGACGACGATCACAGCCTTGCCCTCGTCGGCCAGGGCGTGGATCAGCTTGTAGATCTCGTACTTGGCCCCGACGTCGATGCCTCGGGTCGGCTCGTCGAGGATGAGCACCTGCGGCGAGGTGTACATCCACTTGGCCAGGACGACCTTCTGCTGGTTTCCGCCGGACAGCGTGGCGACCCCGGAGTCGACGGAGGCGGTCTTGATCCGAAGATCGCGTCGGTATGTCTCGGCGACGTCCGCCTCCTTGTCGAGCTGCAGGAGCCCGCGGGAGACGATGCCCTTCAGATTGGCAAGCACGATGGTCGACTTGATGGAGTCGATGAGGTTGAGGCCGAGGCTCTTGCGGTCCTCCGTCACATAGGCGAGGCCGCAGGTGATGGCCTGCTGCACGCTCGTGGGCGCGATCTCCTTACCGTCGAGCCACATCCGGCCCTCCAGGTAGGTGCCGTACGAGCGCCCGAACAGTGACCGCATCAGCTCGGTCCGGCCGGCCCCCATCAGGCCGGCGAAGCCGACGACCTCCCCGCGGCGCACGGTGAAGGACTCGTTCTTCGCCACGAGGCGACCCGGCAGTGACGGGTGTTCCACGGTCCAGCCCTGCACCTCGAACAGTGTCTCCCCGATGTGCGGCTCGCGGGTGGGGTAGCGGTTCTCGATCGAGCGGCCGACCATCGCCTTGATGATGCGGTCCTCGTCCACCTGCCCGGCAACGACGTCGTAGGTGTCGACCGTCTTTCCGTCGCGGATCACCGTGACGGCGTCGGAGACCTCGGCGATCTCGTTGAGCTTGTGCGAGATCATGATGCACGTGATGCCGCGGCCCTTCAGCCCCCGCATCAGATCGAGCAGGTTCTCCGAGTCGTCCTCGTTGAGGGCGGAGGTCGGCTCGTCGAGAATCAGCAGGCGCACATTCTTCGACAGCGCCTTGGCGATCTCGATGAGCTGCTGCTGGCCGACGCCGAGGGTCTTGACGGGGGTGTCGGGATCGACATCCAGACCGACCCGCGCGAGCAGTTCGGCCGCCTGGGTGCGGGCTGCGTCCCAGTCGATCAGCATCCCGCGGACCACCTCGGAGCCGAGGAAGATGTTCTCTGTCACTGACAGCTCGGGGATGAGCGCCAGCTCCTGGTGGATGATGACGATCCCGCGTTCCTCCGACTCGCGGATCGACGCGAATCGCATCTCCTCGCCGTCGAACAGGATCCGACCGTCGTACGTGCCGTGGGCGTACACGCCCGAGAGCACCTTCATGAGGGTGGACTTGCCGGCTCCGTTCTCGCCGCAGATCGCGTGGATGTCGCCACGTCGCACCTGCATCGTCACGTTGTCGAGCGCCCTGACGCCGGGGAACTCCTTGGTGATCCCCACCATCTCCAGCAGCACTGGGTTGTCCGTCACGTTGCCTCCCGTCTTCGATGACTCAAGCCGTTCGACTCCGAATCGGCTGGGTTTGACTACTGAAGCCAACGTTAAGCCTGCGTCCTTCATGGCGTCAACAACTAAACACAGCCTGTTATCAGAATGTGACCAAGTTCCTCACGTGGAGCGGTGCCGGTGGGCCGTCAGCAGCGGTCACACACCTAGTCGATCGATGTTTGACGACGATCGGGCGCGACGTCAGGCCTGGATTCGTAGCTTGAAGTCAAGCCCGCCGAGGCGGTTGTTAACGTTTCCAGTTGGATTCGGAGCGTGATGATAGGCTTCGACGCGTGATCGACGGTATCGGCGCCAGGGGTTCGCAGTCTTCGCTGCGCGAAGCCAACAGCGCGGCCGTCGTCGAGGCGGTCAGGCAGTACGGGCAGATCACCCAGGTGGAGCTCGCAGCCGTCACCGGCCTCTCGCCCGCCACCGTCTCCAACCTTGTCAAGACGTTGCAGTCCGCCGGAGTCGTGCAGACCACCGCGACCGTCCGCTCGGGGCGGCGCGCCCAGGCCGTCTCCCTCGTCCGATCCTCGGACCTCTCAGTCGGTGTGCACATCGGGCGCCGGCGCGTCGAGGTGATCGTCGCGGACGCCTCGTGGACCGTCAACGCGAATCAACATCTTCCGCTGCCGCTGGACCACCGCGACGATACGACTCTGGACCGGATCGCGCTG is from Tessaracoccus palaemonis and encodes:
- a CDS encoding helix-turn-helix domain-containing protein; the encoded protein is MTEFWRSTALTHLEARRSCQENTCYRVHTHDALSIGVIDAGDSLLAGPLDGTIPLEAGDIVVIPAGQAHACNPDRSRWLHRMVHLDQSWGASLLPDPDHSPLFDGISVFRRPGLHALLTALTDAVFADPSEDRLAQLFRDALTGLEQAAPVYRVTAEVDPELLEELRPVLSRLLMEEVNPSLDELASSLDMTKFQLIRAVRRTTGLPPLAWRQNARIVRARHLLREGRSIADTANDMGFVDQSHFHRVFRAHVATSPGEYRR
- a CDS encoding substrate-binding domain-containing protein — protein: MKFRAAPLIASLIVAGMSLTACGGGREGTTAEATGSGSAAAGFAADATIGVALPWLGTQNWKEAETMFEDQLTDAGFKPLIQAADNKVPQQQQQIEAMIEQGAKAIVVGPIDGTQLGSVLETAHDAGVKVFGYDRLIENTTAVDGVIQFGSVRTGELQGQALLDGLAAEKGDGPYNIELFGGGPADPNAPKFFEGAMSVLQPKIDDGTLVVVSGQTDFTQVATQDWDNSKAQARMDSLLSGFYSDKKIDGVLSPNDGIARAIITSAEQAGQDIPVVSGLDAENESISWIAQGKQYSTVAKPTEDLVSKTVELIVAAQKGEELPAPDATEDNGATDVAIYQLDPIVVTKDNLKDVFANDPERMKLIEAAEG
- a CDS encoding sugar ABC transporter permease encodes the protein MKHLKQVFGGSLQQYTMALALVALVVIFDVISGGRMLTASNFQNLISGNAYVLVLAIGMVMVIVVGHIDLSVGSVAAFVGMSVAISIRDWGLPWWAGLLLGIVVGILVGAWHGFWLAKMGIPGFITTLAGMMIFRGLVIWMSHSISVPVPREFQVLGAGYLPEWGPAFTGMNNSTLVLGIIAAAWFIYHELRRRASLLARNHEAPLWATVVRLALIVVVIGYLTYLFGSGRPGTSFPIPGLILVALVIIYHVITQRTRLGRHIYAVGGNKAAAALSGVSVPKVYFVVMMNMSFLAAIAGILFVGRATSAGPSDGTMWELDAIAAVFIGGAAVSGGIGTVVGSMIGGLVMAVLNSGLMLMGVGADQTQVIKGLVLLAAVAFDVRNKVQGKPSVIGAMTRRFAKDKPNPVSTTD
- the mmsA gene encoding multiple monosaccharide ABC transporter ATP-binding protein — protein: MTDNPVLLEMVGITKEFPGVRALDNVTMQVRRGDIHAICGENGAGKSTLMKVLSGVYAHGTYDGRILFDGEEMRFASIRESEERGIVIIHQELALIPELSVTENIFLGSEVVRGMLIDWDAARTQAAELLARVGLDVDPDTPVKTLGVGQQQLIEIAKALSKNVRLLILDEPTSALNEDDSENLLDLMRGLKGRGITCIMISHKLNEIAEVSDAVTVIRDGKTVDTYDVVAGQVDEDRIIKAMVGRSIENRYPTREPHIGETLFEVQGWTVEHPSLPGRLVAKNESFTVRRGEVVGFAGLMGAGRTELMRSLFGRSYGTYLEGRMWLDGKEIAPTSVQQAITCGLAYVTEDRKSLGLNLIDSIKSTIVLANLKGIVSRGLLQLDKEADVAETYRRDLRIKTASVDSGVATLSGGNQQKVVLAKWMYTSPQVLILDEPTRGIDVGAKYEIYKLIHALADEGKAVIVVSSELPELLGITDRIYTIREGEITGELASADADQETLMRRMTTTSTAPADPAQI